CAACAGATATCGCAGCAGCAATGTTGAAACTGTTATCTAAAGAACCAGACCAAACACCAGTCCATATTTCCGAAGAACGTCCATTACCTCATCGTGGAGGCAAAGGCGGCGGCGGAAAAGGCAAAGGTGGCGGCGGCTATCGCGGAGGCGGTAAAGGCGGCTATCGTGGTGGCTCTGGCGGCGGTGGAGATCGCAAAGGCGGAGGCGGCGGTTATCGAGGCAAAGGCGGTTCAGGCGCTGGAAATGGCGGCGGCGGACGTCGTTACAGCAACGATCGTAAACCAAGCTCTGGCGGCGGCGGAAACAAAGGCGGCAGCGCTAAATAATAAATATCAAGTTCCGAATTGGTTGTTACTAACTGATTCGGAGCTTTTTGTTATGTTTCATTCTAAAATAGAGATTTTGAGTTAGAGATTAGATGAAATATGAAGCATAATATTTGGAATCGATATATTTATGTTTAGAAATATTATCTTTTGTAAAAGTTATATGATATACTTTTTGGAATAGAGTGATAACCTTTACTCCAATAAGTGAGTATTTAACTGGTATCAATGCGAAATATAAATAGATGGGAGAGATGATAGATGAGGCGTAAAACAATTTTATATGTAAGCGCTACGATACTTTTATTAGTGACTAGTGTATTTCTTATAATAGGAAAAACAGATAATAAAGTTGACGCTATTGCAGAACAAGAATCGGTGAACAATAATGAGGTTGTGAGGGCCGTTATAAATAGAGAATATCCGATATACGCTAATTTTAAGGAATTAGTAAACCATGCAGATACTATTTTTAAAGGTAAAGTAGAATCTTACGAAGACAAATTAATTGATACAACGGCGAAATGGAATCTTAAAGAATTGACGATGGAGGAGCGAGCCGCTGTAAGTTTAAATCAGAATGCTGATGATGGAACCTCTCCATGTCGTGTATTCCGAGTTAGAGTAATAACAGATTTTAAGGGAAATCATGAGGTTGGGGATATTGTGGAAGTGAAGCAAACTCATGGTAAGAAAAATGGCGTAGATTATTCGGAAGCTGGCGAAGTACTTCTTGAGACAGACAAAGAGTATTTACTTTTTCTGCAAGATTATGAAGGGACGCCCTCAAGTATTATTAATCCAACGCAAGGGTTATACGTAGAGGAAAACGGTGAGTATGTGGCACCAATGCAGGTTGATAATAGTGCTATTGCTGTGAATGAGGCGGAATTAGAAGCAATTGAAAAATAAAAAAAGAGCTTAGTATGATGAATGAGAGATGATAGAAACCTGCTCTCATCACAAGATACTAAGCTTTTTTCGTAGTTTAAATTTCCAGTTTCCGGCTTGCCATCCAGCGAATCATTTCTGGATCAGCGTGAGAGAAGAACTGGCTTTCTCCCTCATTTAACGTTGCGATTTTCTCTTTATCCGCGTCTGTTAGCTCAAAATCAAAGACATCGAGATTTTCCTGCATTCGTTCTGGTTTCACCGATTTTGCGAGGACAATAATACCTTGTTCCAGCAACCAGCGCGTAATGACTTGTGCGACAGATTTGCCGTATTTTTCACCGATTTTGACTAGTATTGGATTATGAAATATATCATTTTTTCCTTCCGCGAATGGCGCCCAGGCTTCTGGCATGATTCCTTCTGCTTTTAGCGCCGCGATGTTTTTCGTTTGTTGTTGGAATGGATTGATTTCGATTTGGTTGACTTGCGGTGTCACCGTATTGAATTCAGCTAAGTCGACGGCCTGATCTACTGCAAAATTGGAGACCCCGATTGCTCGAATTTTCCCTTGTACTTGCAATTCTTCCATAGCACGCCAAGCACCGTAAACATCGCTATAAGGTTGGTGAATTAGTAGCAAATCGATGTAGTCTAGACCAAGGCGTGTTAGTGAACGCTCAAATGAGGATAGAACACCTTCGTAGCTAACGTTTTCAACCCAAATTTTTGTTGTGATAAATAGTTCTTTGCGCGCGACGCCAGATTTAGCGATGCCACGACCAACCGCTTCTTCGTTCATGTAGCTTTGTGCGGTGTCAATGTGGCGATAGCCTGCTCTGATCGCTTCTTGTACAGCGGTTTCTGCTTGTTCTGGGTCCGTAATTTGATACGTTCCAAATCCTAGAATTGGTATTTCCACACCGTTATTCAATCTGACCATTTTCATACATAATTCCTCCTAAAAATAGTTAATCATGTTTTCTTTCCCATAGTTTTTCGATGTTCTCGGCATTTATTTCGCCCGTTTTAAACTTCGCGATATGTTCGTCGTACGTTTCGATTTTATAGACGAGTAGATCACGTACTTCGTTCATGTCCGCTAATTTACCGTCGAGCTCTTTCAGCTGATCTCGCAAAACTTGTTTTTGAGCTTCCTCGACATTTTGCGTTTCCCGTAATTGAGCGAGCGTGGCAAATTCGATGAGAGACTCCACGGATAACCCAGCTTTGCGTAAATTTTTCGCGAGGTAAATCCAATTTAAATCGCCTGTCGAATAATCTCGATAACCACTTGCATTGCGGCGAACAGGTGGGATAACGCCAACTCTTTCGTAATAACGCAATGTATCTACAGTTAAGTCAAACTTGTCGGCGGCTTGTTTAATATTCATCCTTCGTCACCTCCATCTAATGTTCTATTTTATTATAAACCTTGGAGTTAGCACCAAGGCAAGAGAAAATATAA
The sequence above is drawn from the Listeria weihenstephanensis genome and encodes:
- a CDS encoding aldo/keto reductase, with protein sequence MKMVRLNNGVEIPILGFGTYQITDPEQAETAVQEAIRAGYRHIDTAQSYMNEEAVGRGIAKSGVARKELFITTKIWVENVSYEGVLSSFERSLTRLGLDYIDLLLIHQPYSDVYGAWRAMEELQVQGKIRAIGVSNFAVDQAVDLAEFNTVTPQVNQIEINPFQQQTKNIAALKAEGIMPEAWAPFAEGKNDIFHNPILVKIGEKYGKSVAQVITRWLLEQGIIVLAKSVKPERMQENLDVFDFELTDADKEKIATLNEGESQFFSHADPEMIRWMASRKLEI
- a CDS encoding MerR family transcriptional regulator produces the protein MNIKQAADKFDLTVDTLRYYERVGVIPPVRRNASGYRDYSTGDLNWIYLAKNLRKAGLSVESLIEFATLAQLRETQNVEEAQKQVLRDQLKELDGKLADMNEVRDLLVYKIETYDEHIAKFKTGEINAENIEKLWERKHD